A portion of the Acidisoma sp. PAMC 29798 genome contains these proteins:
- a CDS encoding amidase, with translation MSEASAAPAAIDIVELTLEQAQAAFASGAITSEALTQAFLDRIAVYNAHYNAIVFMNPDALADARAIDRRRAAGEALGPLAGVPVVVKDAMDMKGFPTTGGWWLLNSQHGGVDLMPGTDAPVVARMRAAGAIILGKTNIPVLSHTGSHANDSWAGPTYNAAGREFLPGGSSAGTATAVAGSLAVLGLAEETGGSIQNPASAQGLVGIKPTFALVPNAGVMPLSSNRDVVGPIARCVRDAALTLDVLAGYTIEDPKTIAGVGHRPAGGYASKLSADALQGTRIGLYGPGWRDMPLSEEATALYERAKGELTAQGAVLVEDPFLGTGFADIRQSTIPNDTFDARGLESVPYDLGQYLKRLGPDAALKTFADFAAATAKENAFGPGGVLSFMPNLPQFMACLANPTAPPDLSEFIAAKTAYMEIVEAVFAEHQLDALIFPQMRNDLKPLHGGGRIDETTVSEINIAGLPGVTVPAGYYASGAPFCLIVVGRQWSEADLLAYAFAYESATKHRQPPVLSQG, from the coding sequence ATGAGCGAAGCCAGTGCCGCCCCCGCCGCGATCGACATCGTCGAACTCACGCTGGAGCAGGCGCAAGCCGCCTTCGCGAGCGGCGCGATCACTTCGGAAGCACTGACCCAGGCCTTTCTCGATCGCATCGCCGTCTACAATGCGCATTACAACGCCATCGTCTTCATGAACCCGGATGCCCTGGCCGATGCGCGGGCGATCGATCGCCGCCGCGCCGCCGGGGAAGCGCTCGGCCCGCTCGCCGGTGTGCCCGTGGTGGTGAAGGACGCCATGGACATGAAGGGCTTCCCGACCACCGGCGGTTGGTGGCTGCTCAATAGCCAGCATGGCGGCGTCGATCTGATGCCCGGCACCGATGCGCCCGTGGTCGCGCGGATGCGCGCGGCTGGCGCCATCATCCTCGGTAAGACCAATATCCCCGTCCTCAGCCATACCGGCAGCCACGCGAATGATAGCTGGGCCGGCCCGACCTATAACGCCGCCGGCCGCGAATTCCTGCCGGGCGGCAGCAGCGCGGGCACCGCGACGGCGGTCGCCGGCAGCCTCGCCGTGCTCGGCCTCGCGGAGGAAACGGGAGGATCGATCCAGAACCCCGCCTCGGCCCAAGGGCTGGTCGGGATCAAGCCGACCTTCGCATTGGTGCCCAATGCCGGCGTCATGCCCCTGTCCAGCAATCGCGATGTGGTCGGGCCCATTGCGCGCTGCGTGCGCGACGCGGCACTGACGCTCGACGTGCTCGCCGGCTATACGATCGAAGATCCGAAGACGATCGCGGGTGTCGGCCACAGGCCGGCCGGCGGCTATGCCTCCAAGCTCAGCGCCGACGCCCTGCAGGGCACGCGCATCGGCCTCTATGGGCCGGGCTGGCGCGACATGCCGCTGTCCGAGGAAGCGACCGCCTTGTACGAGCGGGCCAAGGGCGAACTCACGGCGCAAGGCGCTGTGCTGGTGGAAGACCCGTTCCTTGGCACCGGCTTCGCCGATATCCGCCAATCCACCATCCCGAACGATACCTTCGATGCGCGCGGTCTGGAATCGGTGCCCTATGATCTGGGCCAATATCTGAAACGGCTGGGCCCGGATGCCGCCCTGAAGACCTTCGCGGACTTCGCCGCCGCCACTGCGAAGGAAAACGCCTTCGGCCCCGGCGGCGTGCTCAGCTTCATGCCGAACCTGCCGCAATTCATGGCCTGCCTCGCCAACCCGACAGCGCCGCCTGACCTGTCGGAGTTCATCGCCGCGAAGACGGCCTATATGGAGATCGTCGAGGCAGTCTTTGCCGAGCATCAGCTCGACGCCTTGATCTTTCCGCAAATGCGCAACGACCTCAAACCGCTTCATGGCGGCGGCAGGATTGATGAGACGACGGTGAGCGAGATCAATATCGCCGGCCTTCCCGGCGTCACCGTGCCGGCGGGCTACTACGCCTCCGGCGCTCCCTTCTGCCTCATTGTCGTTGGCCGCCAATGGAGCGAGGCCGATCTGCTGGCCTATGCCTTCGCCTATGAGAGCGCGACGAAGCACCGCCAGCCGCCCGTGCTCAGCCAGGGCTAG
- a CDS encoding M24 family metallopeptidase: MNDLMDTQASLEAVGPAFAKETMLKVRGMTRGIIHDIAARVTPGMVEEDAVDMAKDILATHDMVRGWHDVYVRFGTNTLKTFGAPSDPGIVLKETDIFLIDIGPVWKEWEGDGGETFTVGDNPDMARCGRDACSLFHTVRHKWETEGLSGKALYDFATAEALAMGWELNLDLSGHRLADFPHAAVYDGPMMDVDFTPSPLLWVLEIHIRHPTAGYGAFYEDMLLDDSYFTDRPAA, encoded by the coding sequence ATGAACGACCTCATGGACACCCAAGCGAGCCTGGAAGCCGTCGGCCCCGCCTTCGCGAAGGAGACGATGCTCAAGGTGCGCGGCATGACGCGCGGCATCATCCACGACATCGCCGCCCGCGTGACACCGGGCATGGTCGAGGAAGATGCCGTGGACATGGCCAAGGACATTCTCGCCACGCATGACATGGTGCGCGGCTGGCACGACGTCTATGTCCGTTTCGGCACCAATACGCTGAAGACTTTCGGCGCCCCGTCCGACCCCGGCATCGTCTTGAAGGAGACGGACATCTTCCTGATCGACATCGGCCCCGTATGGAAGGAATGGGAAGGCGATGGCGGGGAGACCTTCACGGTTGGCGACAATCCCGACATGGCGCGCTGCGGCCGCGATGCCTGCAGCCTGTTCCACACCGTGCGCCACAAGTGGGAGACCGAGGGGCTGAGCGGCAAGGCGCTGTATGATTTCGCGACCGCCGAGGCCCTGGCCATGGGTTGGGAACTCAACCTCGATCTTTCGGGCCATCGCCTCGCGGATTTTCCCCATGCGGCGGTCTATGACGGCCCGATGATGGATGTGGACTTCACGCCCTCCCCGCTGCTTTGGGTGCTGGAGATCCATATCCGCCATCCCACGGCGGGCTACGGCGCCTTCTACGAAGACATGCTGCTCGACGATTCCTATTTCACCGATCGTCCGGCGGCATAG
- a CDS encoding 2Fe-2S iron-sulfur cluster-binding protein, producing the protein MRDADFSEDATPDLTLTLRLGETPVAAAVGDSVLVALRRAATGIRCICGGRCACGTCRVRIAEAWQACLPPPARNEARLLAALPGTTGAHRLACQITLDTTLDGLAIEIDSPPTRSTKTSSLETTE; encoded by the coding sequence ATGCGTGATGCCGACTTTTCGGAAGACGCAACGCCCGACCTCACTCTGACCTTGCGTCTGGGTGAGACACCGGTGGCGGCGGCGGTCGGCGATAGCGTGCTCGTCGCTTTGCGCCGCGCCGCGACCGGCATCCGCTGCATCTGCGGCGGGCGATGCGCCTGCGGCACCTGCCGCGTGCGCATTGCCGAGGCCTGGCAGGCCTGCCTGCCACCACCCGCGCGAAACGAAGCTCGGCTGCTCGCGGCCCTGCCGGGCACAACCGGCGCGCATCGGCTCGCCTGCCAGATCACGCTCGACACCACGCTCGACGGCCTCGCCATCGAGATCGACAGCCCACCCACACGCAGCACCAAAACATCAAGTCTGGAGACCACAGAATGA
- a CDS encoding APC family permease has translation MSSSLPAMRALKQNCLGPVELLAQGIALISPTMTAALIIPVMYSNTGDWSWLSYALGTIMLLFVAFSLNQFASRSASSGSMYGYIRKGLGMSAGGIGGWSLIWAYIGISIAGATGFAIFAGKLLAMIGIPLPTVLLFAICVGISGYCAWKNVAVSAKVMLIFEGVSMVLIGLLCLIALKMHGFTVDPAQVNTAKIPFSSLGLGVVVAIFSLVGFESATAFGDEARNPLKSIPRAVWLSLVISGAFFVFVTYVMVQTTHGYKTTLDQIDAPLNVMAQLVHMPFLQAPLSACAMISFFALNLSCLNAGGRVIYSMGRQGLFHQSTAESHAKNETPHVAVLVMGAISFLAPAICILRGMAPLDVFNDAGTLAAFGFLVPYILIAIAAPVYLKSIGQMKPGHIALAAVSLVLLTIPTVGSVYPVPPAPVKYFPYLFLAYLIIGAAWITLRHRTIATNPRFAADMMGSRQDA, from the coding sequence ATGTCATCATCATTGCCCGCCATGCGGGCGCTGAAACAGAATTGCCTCGGCCCTGTCGAGCTTCTCGCTCAGGGCATCGCGCTTATTTCGCCGACCATGACCGCCGCTTTGATCATTCCAGTGATGTATTCCAACACCGGGGATTGGAGTTGGCTGTCTTACGCCCTCGGCACGATCATGCTGCTGTTCGTGGCCTTCAGCCTCAATCAATTCGCGTCGCGCTCGGCGTCCTCCGGCTCCATGTATGGTTATATCCGCAAGGGCCTGGGCATGAGCGCCGGCGGCATCGGCGGCTGGTCCCTGATCTGGGCCTATATTGGGATCTCCATTGCCGGGGCCACAGGCTTTGCGATCTTCGCCGGCAAGCTGTTGGCCATGATCGGCATTCCGCTGCCGACGGTGTTGCTGTTCGCCATCTGCGTCGGCATCTCCGGCTACTGCGCCTGGAAGAACGTCGCCGTCTCCGCCAAGGTCATGCTGATCTTCGAAGGCGTGTCGATGGTGCTGATCGGCCTCCTGTGCCTCATCGCCCTCAAGATGCACGGCTTCACCGTCGATCCGGCGCAGGTGAATACGGCGAAGATTCCCTTCTCCAGCCTGGGCCTCGGCGTTGTCGTCGCCATCTTCAGCCTCGTCGGCTTCGAATCCGCGACCGCCTTTGGGGATGAAGCCCGCAACCCGCTGAAATCCATTCCCCGCGCGGTTTGGCTCAGCCTCGTCATCTCCGGCGCCTTTTTCGTCTTCGTGACCTATGTGATGGTGCAGACCACGCATGGCTATAAGACCACTCTGGACCAGATCGACGCGCCGTTGAACGTCATGGCGCAACTCGTTCACATGCCCTTCCTGCAAGCGCCGCTCTCGGCCTGTGCCATGATCAGCTTCTTCGCCCTCAATCTGTCCTGCCTCAATGCCGGTGGCCGCGTCATTTACAGCATGGGCCGCCAGGGCCTGTTCCATCAGTCGACGGCGGAGTCCCATGCGAAGAACGAGACACCGCATGTCGCCGTGCTGGTGATGGGTGCGATTTCATTTCTTGCCCCCGCCATCTGCATATTGCGCGGCATGGCGCCGCTGGATGTCTTCAATGATGCCGGCACGCTCGCGGCCTTCGGCTTCCTCGTGCCCTATATCCTCATCGCCATTGCAGCACCGGTCTATCTGAAGTCGATCGGCCAAATGAAGCCGGGACACATCGCCCTCGCTGCCGTCTCGCTCGTTCTGCTGACGATCCCGACGGTCGGCAGCGTCTATCCCGTGCCGCCCGCGCCGGTGAAATACTTCCCCTACCTGTTCCTCGCCTATCTCATCATCGGCGCCGCCTGGATCACGCTGCGTCACCGCACGATCGCCACCAATCCGCGTTTCGCCGCGGACATGATGGGATCGCGGCAGGATGCGTGA
- a CDS encoding PLP-dependent aminotransferase family protein — protein MLRPWQLQIVIDREGPTAAYLQITQAVIDAIRQGRLAPGSALPGTRTLAGRLSVNRKTVEQAYDEMIAQGWLTAETTRGTFVSALLPAVGPDAAKGPPAPMDEPPDFPLRRALPDLPFVAAAPGERVFDDGTPDTRLMPAELLARTYRRVLLAASRRNQLGYGDPRGSLVLRQAVADMLKQDRGLECGPDNICLTRGSQMGIYLAARLVAQPGDAVVVEALTYPPAREAFRAHGATTLSIGLDDQGLMVDELEACCRRQRVRAVYVTPHHQFPTTVLLPPERRIRLLALAEQFGFAIIEDDYDHEFHFAHRPMLPMASLIGWRKLLYIGSLSKLLSPSLRIGYLVAAKAVIERAAGEIMMIDRQGDPVTEAAAAELMTSGALKSHTRRVLRVYAERRGCLAEALRRELGGALTFSLPQGGLAIWVKFAAGIDPVALAEVARAHSVCFLPGRAFSSRADAAIQGARLGFASMNEVELREAVARLATAIRVLG, from the coding sequence TTGCTCAGGCCATGGCAGCTCCAGATCGTCATCGACCGTGAGGGGCCGACGGCCGCCTATCTCCAGATCACGCAAGCGGTGATCGATGCCATTCGCCAGGGTCGCCTCGCACCCGGCAGTGCCCTGCCGGGAACGCGGACTTTGGCCGGACGCTTGAGCGTCAATCGCAAGACGGTCGAACAGGCCTATGACGAAATGATTGCCCAAGGCTGGCTGACGGCGGAGACGACGCGCGGCACATTCGTGTCCGCCCTCTTGCCGGCGGTCGGGCCGGACGCGGCAAAGGGGCCGCCGGCCCCGATGGATGAGCCGCCGGACTTTCCACTGCGGCGCGCGCTGCCGGATCTGCCTTTCGTGGCGGCGGCGCCAGGCGAGCGCGTTTTCGATGACGGCACACCCGATACGCGGCTGATGCCGGCCGAGCTTTTGGCGCGGACCTATCGACGTGTCTTGCTCGCGGCATCTCGGCGCAACCAGCTCGGCTATGGCGATCCGCGCGGCAGCCTGGTGCTGCGCCAGGCGGTGGCGGATATGCTGAAGCAGGATCGCGGTCTTGAATGCGGCCCGGACAATATCTGCCTCACGCGTGGGAGCCAGATGGGCATCTACCTCGCGGCACGGCTGGTCGCGCAGCCGGGGGATGCTGTGGTGGTGGAGGCATTGACCTATCCGCCCGCGCGCGAAGCCTTTCGCGCCCATGGCGCGACCACCCTGAGCATCGGCCTCGATGACCAGGGTCTGATGGTCGATGAGTTGGAAGCCTGCTGCCGCCGACAGCGGGTGCGCGCCGTTTATGTCACGCCGCATCACCAATTCCCCACCACGGTGCTGCTGCCGCCGGAGCGGCGTATCCGCCTGCTGGCCCTCGCCGAGCAATTCGGTTTCGCCATCATCGAAGACGATTACGACCACGAATTCCATTTCGCGCATCGGCCGATGCTGCCGATGGCGAGCCTGATCGGCTGGCGTAAGCTGCTGTATATCGGTTCGCTATCGAAACTCCTCTCCCCCAGCCTGCGCATCGGCTACCTCGTCGCGGCCAAGGCGGTGATCGAGCGCGCGGCCGGGGAGATCATGATGATCGACCGCCAGGGCGACCCGGTGACGGAGGCAGCGGCGGCGGAATTGATGACCAGCGGGGCGCTCAAAAGCCACACGCGGCGGGTGCTGCGGGTCTATGCCGAGCGGCGTGGCTGCCTGGCCGAGGCGCTGCGGCGCGAGCTTGGTGGCGCGCTGACCTTCTCCCTGCCGCAAGGTGGGCTGGCGATCTGGGTGAAGTTTGCGGCGGGAATCGATCCCGTCGCCTTGGCCGAGGTGGCGCGTGCCCACAGCGTCTGCTTTCTGCCGGGGCGCGCCTTCTCGTCCCGCGCCGATGCCGCCATCCAGGGCGCGCGGCTGGGCTTCGCCAGCATGAACGAGGTGGAGTTGAGAGAGGCGGTGGCGCGCCTCGCGACGGCTATTCGTGTGCTGGGCTGA
- a CDS encoding SOS response-associated peptidase: MCGRIASTLSNAFLRRFFRTEGDAPALAPRWNLAPGQNARVVRRLIPQAGIRGMAALRWGLIPHSTDILALSSQPAHVEAETLVASSLFGEAFDRRRCLVPAEVFYEWQAVQGGLQPHAVARLDGAPLALGAIWEGWLSPDGEPVRSFALVTTPANTDLRPVSDRMPLVVQAEDWPLWLGETRADATRLLRPAPAGVLMAWPVSERIDSLLNNDATLIEPVRPERAATEAARV, encoded by the coding sequence ATGTGCGGTCGCATTGCCTCGACCTTGTCCAACGCCTTCCTCCGACGCTTCTTTCGGACGGAGGGGGATGCGCCCGCGCTGGCGCCACGGTGGAACCTTGCCCCCGGGCAGAACGCGCGCGTGGTGCGGCGTCTTATTCCGCAGGCCGGGATACGCGGCATGGCGGCGCTCCGCTGGGGCCTCATTCCGCATTCGACCGATATCCTGGCCCTGTCGTCGCAGCCCGCTCACGTGGAGGCTGAAACCTTGGTCGCGTCATCCCTGTTTGGGGAGGCGTTCGACCGTCGCCGCTGCCTGGTGCCGGCGGAGGTCTTCTACGAGTGGCAGGCGGTGCAGGGCGGCCTGCAACCCCATGCCGTCGCGCGGCTGGATGGTGCGCCACTCGCCTTGGGCGCCATCTGGGAGGGATGGCTGTCGCCCGACGGCGAACCCGTTCGCAGCTTCGCCCTCGTCACCACGCCCGCCAATACCGACCTGCGCCCGGTCAGCGACCGGATGCCGCTGGTGGTTCAGGCCGAGGATTGGCCGCTCTGGCTTGGGGAGACACGCGCCGACGCCACCCGGCTGCTGCGCCCGGCGCCTGCCGGCGTGCTCATGGCTTGGCCGGTTTCGGAGCGGATCGACAGCCTGCTGAACAACGATGCGACATTGATCGAGCCAGTGCGGCCTGAACGGGCAGCCACCGAGGCCGCCCGGGTATAA
- a CDS encoding isochorismatase family protein: MSDTALLVIDVQESFRHSPDWSDEDVASFVSSLQSLIDGASAAGTPVLQVFHVEETGDFSLASGHVRTLAPLAIHPDAVFHKRRHSALVGTGLDVWLTEHGIRHLIICGIRTEQCCETTARHASDLGWTVDYVTEATLTFAMSGADGRHYTASDIKARTELVLTDRFARIATVAEVLAGLALPAAA, from the coding sequence ATGTCTGACACCGCGCTGCTCGTGATCGACGTCCAGGAATCGTTCCGCCACTCGCCCGACTGGAGTGACGAGGATGTGGCATCCTTCGTGTCATCCCTTCAGAGCCTGATCGACGGCGCCTCGGCCGCCGGCACCCCCGTGCTTCAGGTCTTCCACGTCGAGGAGACTGGCGATTTCTCGCTCGCGTCAGGGCATGTCCGCACCCTCGCGCCGCTCGCGATCCACCCGGATGCGGTGTTCCACAAGCGCCGACATAGCGCCCTTGTCGGCACCGGTCTCGACGTGTGGCTGACGGAACACGGCATCCGTCACCTCATCATCTGCGGTATCCGAACCGAACAGTGCTGCGAGACGACGGCCCGGCACGCGTCAGACTTGGGTTGGACGGTCGATTACGTGACCGAGGCGACGCTGACCTTCGCGATGAGCGGTGCCGATGGGCGGCACTACACGGCCAGCGATATCAAGGCACGCACCGAACTGGTGCTCACGGACCGCTTCGCCCGCATCGCGACGGTGGCCGAGGTGCTCGCGGGTCTCGCTTTGCCAGCGGCTGCATAG
- a CDS encoding MFS transporter, whose protein sequence is MPRTPRRGAVPHAPSTARIMVASLVGTTVEFYDFYIYGTAAALVLGPMFFPASTPASQTLAAFLTFGIAFLARPLGALLFGHYGDRIGRKSTLVASMLVMGLSTTLIGVLPSYAMAGVLAPILLCLLRLGQGIGLGGEWGGAALLATENAPAGKRAWFGMFPQLGPSIGFLLSNGLFLILFMVLTNAQFLAWGWRIPFLASAVLVGIGLWVRGSLGETPAFARAMSRHEKVRVPLSEVLARHWRPLILGALAMVVCYALFYISTVFALGYGTKVRHIPRETFLGMLCIAIIAMAVATPISAHLADRFGRRPVLLVSAALAALSGFAMAPLLGGGSNAAVLAFLALELGLMGATFAPMGALLPELFPTRVRYTGAAAAYSLGGILGASLAPYAAQRLVTYGGLSWVGYYVTGAAVISFLAVLAMTETSKRDLMTIR, encoded by the coding sequence ATGCCTCGCACGCCTCGTCGCGGCGCCGTTCCGCACGCACCCAGCACCGCCCGCATCATGGTCGCCAGCCTCGTCGGTACCACGGTCGAATTTTATGACTTCTATATCTATGGCACCGCCGCCGCCCTGGTGCTGGGGCCGATGTTCTTCCCGGCCAGCACTCCGGCATCCCAGACCCTGGCCGCCTTCCTCACCTTCGGCATCGCCTTCCTGGCGCGCCCACTCGGCGCCCTGCTGTTCGGCCATTACGGCGACCGCATCGGGCGCAAATCGACGCTCGTCGCCTCCATGCTGGTCATGGGCCTCTCGACCACGCTGATCGGCGTTTTGCCGAGCTACGCCATGGCGGGCGTCTTGGCGCCGATCCTGCTGTGTCTGCTGCGTCTCGGGCAGGGCATCGGCCTGGGTGGCGAATGGGGTGGCGCCGCTCTGCTCGCCACCGAGAACGCGCCGGCGGGCAAGCGCGCCTGGTTCGGCATGTTCCCGCAACTCGGCCCATCCATCGGCTTCCTGTTGTCGAACGGCCTGTTCCTGATCCTGTTCATGGTGCTCACGAATGCGCAGTTCCTCGCCTGGGGCTGGCGTATTCCCTTCCTGGCGAGCGCGGTTCTCGTCGGCATCGGTCTCTGGGTGCGCGGCTCCCTGGGGGAAACACCAGCCTTTGCCCGTGCCATGTCGCGCCACGAAAAGGTCCGTGTGCCACTGAGCGAGGTGCTGGCCCGCCACTGGCGGCCGCTGATCCTGGGCGCCCTCGCCATGGTCGTGTGTTATGCGCTGTTCTACATCTCCACCGTTTTCGCCCTCGGCTATGGCACCAAGGTCCGCCATATTCCGCGCGAAACCTTCCTCGGCATGCTCTGCATCGCCATCATCGCCATGGCCGTCGCCACGCCGATTTCGGCGCACCTGGCGGACCGGTTCGGTCGCCGCCCGGTGCTGTTGGTCTCGGCCGCCCTCGCCGCCCTGTCCGGTTTTGCCATGGCGCCTCTGCTCGGTGGTGGCAGCAACGCCGCTGTGCTGGCGTTTCTGGCCCTGGAACTGGGACTGATGGGCGCGACCTTCGCGCCGATGGGCGCCCTGCTGCCGGAATTGTTCCCCACCCGCGTCCGCTATACCGGGGCTGCCGCCGCCTATAGCCTCGGCGGCATTCTCGGCGCCTCGCTGGCGCCCTATGCCGCTCAGCGGCTGGTGACCTATGGCGGCCTGTCCTGGGTTGGTTACTACGTGACGGGGGCAGCCGTGATCAGCTTCCTGGCAGTCCTCGCCATGACGGAAACCTCAAAGCGGGATTTGATGACGATCCGGTAG
- a CDS encoding esterase family protein: MELLIFGHAGAKVLMFPTRDGKFWEYEKLNIVASLADKVNAGQLQLYCIEGLAQETFYDSWRHPADRIRRHAAFEDYILNEVLPLMAQTNSHDCTIALGCSLGAFQAASLALRHPHLFRKLVAFSGRYDLTMKVDGFNDLFDGYYNEDIYFHTPTHFLPGLDSGWRLDKLRQLEIVLVIGRTDPFLDNNLYLSRLLGEKHVHHQLHFWDGRAHRAGAWREMAPLYL, from the coding sequence ATGGAGCTTCTGATCTTCGGCCATGCCGGCGCGAAGGTTCTGATGTTCCCAACGCGGGACGGGAAGTTTTGGGAATACGAAAAGCTCAATATCGTCGCGAGCCTCGCCGATAAGGTCAATGCCGGGCAGTTGCAGCTCTATTGCATTGAGGGTCTGGCGCAGGAGACCTTCTACGACTCATGGCGTCATCCGGCCGACCGCATCCGCCGACACGCCGCCTTCGAGGATTACATCCTCAACGAAGTGCTGCCGCTGATGGCCCAGACCAATTCCCATGACTGCACGATTGCCCTCGGTTGCAGCCTCGGCGCATTCCAAGCCGCCAGCCTCGCGCTTCGGCATCCGCATCTGTTCCGCAAGCTCGTCGCCTTTTCCGGGCGCTATGACCTGACGATGAAGGTGGACGGCTTCAACGATCTGTTCGACGGCTACTACAATGAGGACATCTACTTCCACACGCCGACGCATTTCCTGCCGGGCCTGGACAGCGGATGGCGGCTGGACAAGCTGCGCCAGCTTGAGATTGTCTTGGTCATCGGCCGCACCGACCCGTTCCTCGACAATAACCTTTACCTCAGCCGCCTGCTGGGCGAAAAACACGTTCATCATCAATTGCATTTCTGGGATGGACGCGCGCATCGCGCCGGCGCATGGCGGGAGATGGCACCGCTTTATCTTTAG
- a CDS encoding acetylxylan esterase — MSIPTDYPFDFDPTYGLGLEQLRAITPPQAPPDFDSFWRTRYVSALAIDPQPKVSESASHHPNWLVHDITYTSTDAFPIGGWLLLPREGVVRRGMVIGHGYGGRDAPDFDVPVTETAILFLCFRGLSRSSRPPISSDPAWHVLHDIDDPARYILGGCVEDLWLAVSVLTRLYPEIAGRIGYSGISFGGGIGALAIPFDKRIDRGHLVVPTFGNMPLWLTLPTVGSGHAVQHYQTTHPDVLKTLRLFDAATAATRIETPMLMAVARFDPAVAPPCQFSVANALSSPSHHETVILDAGHFDYPDSEEQHALLSEKVRQFFRVT, encoded by the coding sequence ATGAGCATTCCGACCGACTATCCCTTCGATTTCGACCCCACCTATGGCCTTGGACTCGAACAGCTTCGTGCGATCACGCCGCCCCAGGCGCCGCCCGATTTCGACTCGTTCTGGCGCACACGCTATGTCAGCGCCCTCGCCATCGATCCCCAACCAAAGGTGAGCGAAAGCGCGTCGCACCATCCGAATTGGCTGGTCCATGACATCACCTATACCTCGACCGATGCCTTCCCGATCGGCGGCTGGCTGCTTCTGCCGCGCGAGGGCGTGGTCCGGCGTGGCATGGTCATCGGCCATGGCTATGGCGGGCGCGACGCACCGGATTTCGACGTGCCAGTCACCGAGACGGCCATTCTGTTTCTCTGTTTTCGCGGCCTGTCGCGCAGCAGCCGACCGCCGATCTCCAGCGATCCCGCCTGGCATGTCCTCCACGATATCGACGACCCCGCACGCTATATCCTGGGCGGCTGCGTGGAGGATCTATGGTTGGCCGTCTCGGTTTTGACCAGGCTCTATCCCGAGATCGCAGGGCGGATCGGCTATAGCGGCATCAGCTTCGGCGGCGGCATCGGGGCGCTCGCGATTCCGTTCGACAAACGCATCGATCGGGGCCATCTTGTGGTGCCGACCTTCGGCAATATGCCGCTTTGGTTGACCTTGCCCACCGTCGGCAGCGGCCATGCGGTTCAACACTATCAGACGACGCATCCGGACGTGCTCAAAACCCTCCGGCTCTTCGATGCGGCGACAGCCGCCACGCGTATCGAGACACCCATGCTCATGGCCGTCGCCCGCTTCGACCCGGCGGTGGCGCCACCCTGCCAGTTCTCGGTCGCCAATGCGCTGTCATCACCAAGCCATCATGAGACGGTCATCCTGGATGCAGGCCATTTCGACTATCCAGACAGCGAAGAGCAGCATGCGCTTCTCTCAGAGAAGGTTAGACAGTTCTTCAGGGTGACATGA
- a CDS encoding SDR family oxidoreductase, giving the protein MKLSNTRVVVLGGTSGIGLAVAEAALRDGAEVVVASSNADRVRETVAQLGAGAEGHAVDLTDEAAVRDMFDRIGAFDHLVFTAGESLQLGLLADIALDAARRFFELRYWGALTAAKYGAPLIRPGGSIVFTSGIAGARPQAGWALGASICAAMEGLTRALAVELAPLRVNIVSPGFVRTPLWRDLPDADREAMYAAAGAKLPVGRVGEAADLAEAYLFLMQQGFATGQTFVVDGGGVLT; this is encoded by the coding sequence ATGAAACTGAGCAACACGCGCGTGGTGGTATTGGGCGGCACGTCCGGCATCGGGCTGGCGGTCGCCGAAGCGGCGTTGCGCGACGGCGCCGAAGTTGTTGTGGCGTCAAGCAATGCGGACCGTGTGCGGGAGACGGTGGCGCAGCTCGGGGCTGGCGCCGAAGGGCACGCGGTGGATCTGACGGACGAAGCGGCGGTGCGTGACATGTTCGACCGCATCGGCGCCTTCGATCATCTGGTCTTTACGGCTGGGGAAAGCCTGCAACTCGGGCTACTCGCCGATATCGCGCTCGACGCGGCGCGGCGGTTCTTCGAACTGCGCTACTGGGGTGCGCTGACCGCCGCGAAATATGGCGCGCCGCTGATCCGGCCCGGCGGCTCCATCGTGTTTACCTCCGGCATTGCCGGGGCGCGGCCGCAGGCGGGATGGGCGCTCGGGGCGAGCATCTGCGCGGCCATGGAGGGGCTGACACGGGCGCTCGCCGTGGAATTGGCCCCGTTGCGCGTCAATATCGTCTCACCCGGCTTCGTCCGCACGCCCCTCTGGCGCGATCTGCCGGACGCGGATCGTGAGGCGATGTATGCCGCCGCAGGCGCCAAGCTGCCGGTCGGGCGCGTGGGTGAAGCAGCGGACCTCGCGGAGGCCTATCTATTCCTGATGCAGCAGGGCTTCGCGACGGGGCAAACCTTTGTCGTGGACGGCGGTGGCGTCTTGACCTGA